From the Candidatus Saccharimonadaceae bacterium ML1 genome, one window contains:
- a CDS encoding ATP-dependent Clp protease ATP-binding subunit, with protein MPEDFADFISHLTDNARASVQHADAIARGNGSNYIGTEHLLLGVLAQGSSSAAKVLADAGVTLQQAEIALDIKPSRVVTSTGVVGLSETAMLTLRMAWEAAKEYNHDFLGTEHILYSVLRQGNARATTLLRDMGVDVDKVMNELEDSFEENRSEHGDVATEPRRRAVRGGALSAFGIDLTAKAAAGELDAMIGRDKELERMITILSRRTKNNPVLIGEPGVGKTAIVEGLAQRIVHEDVPAHLLDKRVIMLDMAAMIAGTKYRGEFEDRLKKVVAEIKKHANIIVFIDELHLLVGAGAAEGSMDAANILKPALARGELHMIGATTLDEYRKHIEKDTALERRFQTIVVKEPTIAQTIAILKGLKSYYEKHHGVTITDDVIESAVYMSDRYVSDRFMPDKAIDVLDEAAARVRVKQGHVPSRQRDYLKELKHLNERMEEAVAHEDYERAALYKQRISQINEKLEVEKIAQEGKRAIRLTDDNVAHAIAVMTNIPVEKVQTSEAKLLRQLEKHLSKYIIGQREAIQKVSRAIRRSRSGVASSRRPIGSFVFMGPTGVGKTQLAKVLAREVFGSEDALVKIDMSEFGEKHNTSRLVGAPAGYVGYEDGGKLTDKIRRQPYSVVLFDEIEKAHPDVFNLLLQLLEDGVLTDAKGREVSFRNTIIILTSNLGADQMMKESELGFRAHSVKNGQLDSLHERNARLTREALEKYMRPELINRFDGIITFRALTRAEVGKIFDLLIGELRQRLVRQGLALKVAPAAKRYLIDKGYTVKYGARPLRRVIEDEVEHAIAEGVLANSYKKGDILEVVLTKEAIAIERSSETETN; from the coding sequence ATGCCAGAGGATTTTGCAGATTTTATTTCACATTTGACTGATAATGCGCGCGCGAGCGTGCAGCATGCTGATGCAATTGCGCGTGGTAACGGGAGTAATTATATTGGAACCGAACATTTATTGCTAGGTGTATTGGCGCAGGGTTCAAGTTCAGCGGCAAAAGTGCTCGCAGACGCGGGCGTAACGCTGCAGCAGGCGGAAATAGCGCTTGATATCAAACCGTCGCGCGTCGTAACAAGCACAGGTGTCGTCGGTTTAAGCGAGACGGCGATGTTGACACTGCGCATGGCGTGGGAGGCTGCTAAAGAATATAATCACGATTTTTTGGGCACCGAGCATATTCTTTATAGCGTGCTGCGCCAAGGTAACGCGCGGGCTACGACGCTGTTGCGCGATATGGGCGTGGACGTTGATAAAGTAATGAATGAACTTGAAGATTCGTTCGAGGAAAATCGCAGTGAGCACGGCGATGTCGCGACCGAGCCGCGGCGGCGGGCGGTACGCGGTGGCGCGCTTAGCGCGTTCGGGATTGACTTGACGGCGAAAGCGGCAGCGGGCGAGCTTGACGCAATGATCGGGCGCGATAAGGAGCTAGAGCGTATGATCACGATCCTGAGCCGGCGTACAAAAAATAATCCTGTGCTGATTGGCGAGCCGGGCGTTGGCAAGACAGCCATCGTTGAGGGTTTGGCGCAGCGTATCGTGCACGAGGACGTGCCGGCGCATTTGCTTGACAAACGCGTGATTATGCTAGATATGGCGGCGATGATCGCAGGCACGAAATATCGCGGCGAGTTTGAAGACCGGTTGAAAAAGGTCGTCGCAGAAATCAAGAAGCACGCGAATATTATCGTGTTTATTGATGAGCTGCACTTGCTGGTGGGCGCTGGCGCGGCCGAAGGTAGCATGGATGCGGCAAACATTTTGAAGCCGGCGCTTGCCCGCGGCGAGTTGCATATGATTGGCGCGACGACGCTTGACGAATATCGCAAGCATATCGAAAAAGATACGGCGTTAGAGCGGCGTTTTCAGACGATTGTCGTGAAAGAACCGACGATCGCGCAAACGATTGCAATTTTGAAAGGGCTGAAAAGTTATTATGAAAAACATCACGGCGTGACGATTACTGATGATGTGATCGAATCGGCGGTATACATGAGCGACCGCTATGTGTCTGATCGCTTCATGCCAGATAAGGCGATTGACGTGCTTGACGAAGCGGCTGCGCGCGTGCGAGTTAAGCAAGGGCATGTGCCGAGCCGGCAGCGCGATTATCTGAAAGAGCTTAAGCACTTGAACGAGCGTATGGAAGAGGCGGTCGCGCATGAAGATTATGAGCGGGCGGCGCTCTACAAGCAGCGGATTAGCCAGATTAACGAAAAGCTAGAGGTCGAAAAAATTGCGCAAGAGGGCAAACGAGCGATTCGTCTGACCGATGATAACGTGGCGCATGCTATCGCGGTAATGACTAACATACCGGTCGAGAAAGTACAGACCAGTGAAGCAAAGTTACTGCGGCAGCTTGAAAAGCATTTAAGTAAATATATTATCGGACAGCGCGAGGCGATTCAGAAAGTGTCGCGCGCGATTCGGCGCAGCCGCTCTGGCGTCGCAAGCAGCCGCCGCCCCATTGGCAGCTTCGTGTTTATGGGGCCGACAGGCGTAGGTAAAACGCAACTTGCTAAGGTGCTGGCACGTGAAGTGTTTGGCAGCGAAGACGCGCTTGTTAAAATTGATATGAGCGAGTTCGGTGAAAAGCACAATACATCGCGGCTTGTTGGCGCGCCGGCGGGTTATGTTGGCTATGAGGATGGCGGCAAGTTGACTGATAAAATCCGGCGGCAGCCTTACAGCGTTGTGCTGTTCGATGAAATTGAAAAAGCGCACCCTGACGTATTTAATTTGCTATTGCAGCTGCTTGAAGACGGCGTGTTGACCGACGCAAAAGGCAGGGAGGTGAGTTTTCGCAACACGATTATTATTCTGACGAGTAATCTTGGCGCCGATCAGATGATGAAAGAATCGGAGCTTGGATTTCGCGCGCATAGCGTTAAGAACGGGCAGCTTGACTCGCTGCACGAACGTAATGCCCGCTTAACGCGCGAAGCGCTTGAAAAATACATGCGTCCAGAACTTATTAATCGTTTCGATGGCATCATTACATTCCGTGCGCTCACGCGGGCGGAGGTCGGTAAGATTTTTGACCTGCTAATTGGAGAGTTGCGCCAGCGGCTCGTGCGGCAAGGTTTGGCGTTGAAAGTTGCGCCCGCAGCGAAACGCTATCTGATCGACAAAGGCTATACGGTGAAGTATGGCGCGCGCCCGCTGCGCCGTGTCATTGAGGATGAGGTTGAGCATGCGATTGCCGAGGGAGTTCTGGCAAATTCGTATAAAAAAGGCGATATTCTAGAAGTAGTATTAACCAAGGAGGCAATTGCGATTGAACGGAGCAGCGAAACCGAAACGAACTAG
- the nusA gene encoding Transcription termination/antitermination protein NusA: MQDLNVKQMTLAMRTIAEEKALPEDVILGVIEQAIAAAWRRDNGEREQNVRAELNINDGTAKVSVVKTVVEDVENDANQISLEDARKIDENAELGAEVVTETHDVTSFGRVAAQTAKQVVIQRLREAEREVVLAEFEDKIGTVVTGVVQRVEPRVVRVELGKATGILPQSEQIQGEYYSVGQRLRVFIKDIERDGRGAQLVLSRGNEAFIEYLFRQEVPEMETGAVEIKGIAREAGRRTKLAVASLVPGVDPVGTFVGGHGTRVNAVMNEIGDQEKIDIVTYDENIDTYIRNALSPAEIVKVEIDKEHKSAKVYVTEDQQSIAIGRGGQNVRLASRLTGYELDIETATAKPAEKKPRTNIEDGLFAAIENQE, translated from the coding sequence ATGCAAGACTTGAACGTGAAACAAATGACGCTGGCGATGCGCACGATCGCTGAAGAAAAAGCGCTTCCCGAGGATGTTATACTAGGCGTGATTGAACAGGCCATTGCTGCGGCGTGGCGCCGCGATAACGGCGAGCGCGAGCAAAACGTACGCGCCGAACTCAATATTAACGATGGTACGGCAAAAGTATCGGTCGTGAAAACGGTTGTCGAGGATGTCGAGAACGACGCTAATCAAATTAGCCTGGAGGATGCGCGAAAAATTGATGAAAACGCTGAGCTTGGCGCTGAGGTCGTAACAGAAACGCATGACGTTACGAGTTTCGGGCGCGTAGCGGCGCAGACTGCTAAGCAGGTCGTTATTCAACGCCTGCGCGAAGCAGAGCGCGAGGTTGTGCTGGCTGAATTTGAGGATAAAATCGGCACGGTTGTGACGGGCGTCGTGCAGCGTGTAGAGCCGCGCGTTGTACGCGTTGAGCTAGGTAAGGCGACGGGTATTTTGCCGCAAAGCGAGCAGATTCAAGGAGAGTATTATTCGGTTGGGCAGCGTCTCAGAGTATTTATTAAGGATATTGAGCGCGACGGGCGTGGTGCGCAGCTAGTACTTAGCCGCGGCAACGAAGCTTTTATTGAATATCTATTCCGCCAGGAAGTGCCGGAAATGGAAACCGGCGCGGTCGAAATCAAGGGCATTGCACGCGAAGCGGGCCGCCGCACGAAGTTGGCAGTCGCGAGCTTAGTGCCGGGCGTTGATCCGGTCGGCACGTTCGTTGGCGGGCATGGCACGCGCGTGAATGCGGTAATGAATGAGATCGGCGATCAGGAAAAAATTGATATCGTAACTTACGACGAGAACATTGATACGTATATTCGCAACGCGCTTAGTCCGGCGGAAATTGTGAAAGTTGAAATTGATAAAGAACATAAATCGGCGAAAGTCTATGTCACAGAGGATCAGCAATCAATCGCGATCGGCCGCGGCGGACAAAACGTACGTCTGGCAAGCCGCTTGACGGGCTACGAGCTGGATATCGAAACAGCAACCGCCAAGCCGGCCGAGAAAAAACCGCGCACAAACATTGAAGATGGGCTGTTCGCGGCGATTGAAAATCAAGAATAG
- the queA gene encoding tRNA preQ1(34) S-adenosylmethionine ribosyltransferase-isomerase QueA: MQLSDFHYDIPHELIADQPPAVRGTSRLLALNRRTGVINDRHYPDIVDYLNAGDVLVINDTKVLKARLHARKPSGGERELVLVEQHGSRDDWFRHKVIYRRKLHAGDTLFVGDDELVVEEILGGGIAVVRSQRSLLDIAEEYGSVPLPPYMNRDATPTDIERYQTVFAREIGSVAAPTASLNMTDEILAQLHAKGVIIAHATLHVGLGTFLPIRVDDVAKHTMHQEYFSIPAATIAAIQAAKASGNRVIALGTTMTRTLEYAHRQILHESPHDITGEADIFIYPGYKFQVIDALITNFHLPESTVLMLAAAFAGWNILRPAYEHAVAEQYRFFSYGDSMIIA, from the coding sequence ATGCAGCTATCCGATTTCCATTATGATATTCCACACGAGCTCATTGCCGACCAGCCGCCCGCTGTACGCGGGACATCGCGACTGCTTGCACTTAACCGCCGCACTGGTGTAATCAACGACCGCCATTACCCTGATATCGTTGACTACCTAAATGCGGGCGACGTGCTCGTCATCAACGATACGAAAGTACTAAAAGCCCGCCTGCACGCCCGCAAGCCAAGCGGCGGCGAACGTGAACTAGTGCTCGTCGAGCAGCACGGCTCACGCGACGACTGGTTTCGGCATAAAGTAATTTACCGCCGCAAGTTGCATGCTGGCGATACGCTTTTTGTTGGCGATGATGAATTAGTTGTTGAGGAAATTTTGGGCGGCGGGATTGCTGTCGTTCGCAGCCAGCGCAGCCTGCTTGACATTGCTGAGGAATACGGCTCAGTGCCGCTACCGCCCTACATGAACCGCGACGCCACGCCCACCGACATTGAGCGCTACCAAACCGTTTTTGCGCGCGAAATTGGTTCAGTCGCCGCACCAACTGCCAGCCTCAACATGACCGACGAGATCCTCGCGCAGCTGCACGCCAAAGGTGTTATTATTGCGCACGCTACGCTGCATGTCGGGCTCGGCACATTTCTGCCGATTCGCGTAGATGATGTCGCCAAGCACACGATGCACCAAGAATATTTTTCAATCCCTGCCGCCACCATAGCCGCAATCCAAGCTGCAAAGGCGAGTGGTAATCGCGTCATTGCACTCGGCACGACAATGACACGCACGCTTGAATATGCCCACCGGCAGATCCTGCACGAATCGCCGCACGACATCACCGGCGAAGCAGATATATTTATCTATCCGGGCTATAAATTTCAGGTAATTGATGCGCTGATTACAAATTTTCATTTGCCAGAAAGCACCGTCCTCATGCTCGCTGCGGCATTTGCTGGCTGGAATATACTACGCCCTGCATACGAGCACGCTGTCGCCGAGCAATACCGATTTTTTAGTTATGGCGATAGTATGATAATTGCATAG
- the tgt gene encoding tRNA guanosine(34) transglycosylase Tgt, producing the protein MDTALTFDITRRLPGTLARAGVIHTPHGEIRTPAFIVGGTKATVKAITPEQIRSYGGQAVLANTYHLMLRPGADIVRAGGGLGSFMNWDGPTFTDSGGFQVFSLGIAYKKGIDAVAHTQKGNAKLAVVSRNQLVRVTDEGAEFRSHIDGAKLLMTPESSMELQHTIGADIHMAFDELTAPLASHETIAAAMNRTHAWAERCLKRHSDLNMEHTERGENLQALYGVVQGARDKALRRESAAFLGARKFDGYGIGGVFEPGEISSVVRWVCETLPAEKPRHLLGMGSQPADLFLGVEYGIDTFDCVAPTRQARNGALYTLNGRINISNTRFKADFSPIDAACDCYTCQHYTRAYVNHLFRADEILGATLASIHNERFVVRTVDQIRESIINGTFFAFKQQFLARYYGDKLPAGVSL; encoded by the coding sequence ATGGACACTGCGCTTACTTTTGACATTACCCGCCGCTTACCCGGTACGCTAGCGCGGGCGGGTGTCATTCATACGCCGCACGGCGAAATTCGCACGCCGGCATTTATCGTGGGCGGCACTAAAGCAACAGTAAAAGCGATCACTCCCGAGCAAATTCGCAGCTACGGCGGTCAGGCGGTGCTAGCGAACACGTACCACCTGATGTTGCGACCAGGCGCAGACATTGTGCGAGCTGGCGGCGGACTGGGTTCATTCATGAATTGGGACGGACCAACATTTACCGATAGCGGCGGGTTTCAAGTATTCAGTCTGGGAATCGCATACAAAAAAGGCATTGACGCGGTAGCACACACACAGAAAGGAAACGCCAAGCTGGCGGTGGTGTCGCGCAACCAACTGGTAAGAGTAACAGACGAGGGCGCAGAGTTTCGCTCGCATATTGACGGTGCGAAACTGCTAATGACACCAGAGTCTTCGATGGAACTGCAACATACAATCGGCGCAGACATTCACATGGCGTTCGACGAGTTGACTGCGCCTCTCGCCTCACACGAAACAATTGCGGCAGCGATGAACCGGACACACGCCTGGGCGGAGCGCTGTTTGAAACGCCACTCGGACCTCAATATGGAGCATACGGAGCGCGGCGAAAATCTACAGGCGCTCTACGGCGTCGTGCAAGGCGCGCGCGACAAAGCCTTACGGCGCGAATCAGCCGCATTTTTAGGGGCGCGCAAGTTCGACGGTTACGGCATCGGCGGCGTATTTGAGCCAGGCGAAATCTCAAGCGTCGTTCGCTGGGTGTGCGAGACGCTGCCGGCAGAAAAGCCGCGCCATCTACTCGGCATGGGGTCGCAGCCAGCGGACTTATTCCTAGGCGTAGAATATGGTATTGATACATTTGATTGCGTAGCGCCAACCCGCCAAGCGCGCAACGGTGCGCTCTACACGCTCAATGGTCGCATCAATATTAGCAACACGCGCTTCAAAGCAGATTTTTCGCCAATTGACGCCGCATGCGATTGCTATACCTGCCAGCATTACACTCGCGCTTACGTCAATCACTTATTCCGCGCCGATGAAATTCTAGGCGCGACGCTCGCAAGTATCCACAACGAACGTTTCGTCGTACGAACAGTCGACCAAATTCGCGAATCAATTATCAACGGCACATTTTTTGCATTCAAACAACAATTCCTGGCGCGCTATTACGGCGACAAATTACCGGCAGGCGTATCGTTATAG
- a CDS encoding Q precursor transporter produces the protein MFNFLTRKRKKSFSAYDVLAALFLTTLIVSNIASTKIIAVGPLVLDAGTVLFPLAYIAGDIITEVYGFRRMRRLIVISVAMMLLTSATFWLVQVLPASADWTNQAAYDLTLGVVWRIVAASLVALFFGEILNAYVMARAKVQTKGNGLWLRLIGSSAVGDSVDTVLFSVIAFIGTMPSASLVQLIATVFAIKMAVEIIISPVTMRLIHAIKQREQTDVYELPAKHLLD, from the coding sequence ATGTTTAATTTTCTTACGCGCAAACGCAAAAAATCATTCTCCGCTTATGATGTACTCGCGGCGCTTTTTCTCACAACGCTTATCGTGAGCAATATTGCTAGTACGAAGATCATTGCCGTTGGTCCGTTAGTCCTCGACGCCGGTACGGTGCTGTTTCCGCTGGCGTATATCGCGGGTGATATCATCACCGAAGTGTACGGGTTTCGGCGGATGCGCCGGCTAATTGTCATTAGCGTGGCGATGATGCTGCTGACATCGGCGACCTTTTGGTTGGTGCAGGTGCTGCCGGCGAGCGCTGATTGGACGAACCAAGCGGCGTATGATTTAACGCTTGGTGTGGTATGGCGTATCGTTGCGGCGTCGCTTGTTGCGCTATTTTTCGGTGAAATCTTGAACGCATACGTGATGGCGCGCGCCAAAGTACAGACCAAGGGAAACGGCTTGTGGCTGCGACTGATCGGTAGCTCGGCGGTGGGCGACTCAGTCGACACAGTTTTGTTTAGTGTCATTGCATTTATTGGTACGATGCCATCCGCATCGCTTGTGCAGCTGATCGCGACGGTGTTCGCGATCAAAATGGCAGTGGAGATTATCATTTCGCCCGTGACGATGCGTTTAATTCACGCCATTAAGCAGCGCGAGCAAACTGATGTGTACGAATTGCCTGCAAAGCACTTGCTGGATTAG
- the rppH_5 gene encoding RNA pyrophosphohydrolase yields MIKPWKFIARKHIFQHPRLQLTEDTVALPNGKEISYLREEPAKMHSVAIIAINADEHILLQKEYSYPPNTVLWQLPGGAIESGENIIDAARRELAEESGFTANSCTVIGSYYLNNRRSDRKQFVIACRDLREETLPSDDEEFIESVWTDRAEITRMVAAGEIENITLLAALQLYDSFNNSAFIIYNLSISLKISNLLNCIPNLAALRRHNLLRARR; encoded by the coding sequence ATGATCAAACCATGGAAATTCATCGCGCGAAAACATATTTTTCAGCATCCGCGGCTACAGCTTACCGAAGATACAGTCGCCCTGCCAAACGGCAAAGAAATATCTTATTTACGCGAAGAACCAGCGAAAATGCATAGCGTCGCCATCATCGCAATAAACGCCGACGAACACATTTTATTGCAAAAAGAATATAGCTACCCGCCGAATACAGTACTCTGGCAACTTCCCGGCGGTGCGATAGAATCAGGCGAAAATATTATTGACGCCGCCCGCCGTGAATTAGCGGAAGAATCAGGGTTCACTGCGAATAGCTGTACGGTAATCGGTAGTTACTATTTGAACAACCGCCGCTCCGACCGCAAACAGTTTGTTATAGCGTGCAGAGATCTGCGAGAGGAAACACTTCCATCAGACGATGAGGAATTTATCGAAAGCGTATGGACAGACCGCGCAGAAATCACACGCATGGTTGCGGCAGGTGAAATCGAGAATATCACATTGCTCGCAGCGCTGCAGTTATATGATTCGTTCAATAATTCCGCTTTTATAATTTATAATTTATCTATCAGTCTGAAAATCAGTAATTTACTTAATTGTATACCTAACCTCGCAGCCTTACGCCGGCATAATCTGCTCCGGGCACGACGATAA
- a CDS encoding DUF1524 domain-containing protein, translated as MQQRRRRIIAVIVLLAALVAWIVQTVPQPAAPTQQRSGNGELASAALEMLPVKGRAPKTGYKRAQFGDGWAKLGNCDTRNLILQRDLKNVVLEDDKCKVRAGALNDPYTGKAIAFARGASTSAAVQIDHVVALSNAWQTGAQQLSAERRVQLANDPLELLAVDGPANQQKGDGDTATWLPSNKPFRCQYIARQIAVKRKYALWVTEPEKAAMARVLSSCPEQIMPA; from the coding sequence ATGCAGCAACGGCGGCGACGAATAATAGCAGTGATAGTGCTCCTAGCGGCACTAGTGGCGTGGATTGTGCAAACGGTACCGCAGCCAGCCGCGCCGACGCAGCAACGAAGTGGCAATGGCGAGCTAGCGAGTGCAGCGCTGGAGATGTTGCCGGTGAAAGGCCGCGCGCCAAAGACCGGCTATAAGCGGGCGCAATTCGGCGATGGATGGGCGAAGCTTGGCAATTGCGATACCCGAAATTTGATTTTGCAGCGCGATTTGAAAAACGTTGTATTAGAAGATGATAAGTGCAAGGTTCGTGCGGGCGCGTTGAACGATCCGTATACCGGCAAGGCTATCGCGTTTGCACGCGGCGCGTCGACGAGCGCAGCGGTGCAGATCGACCACGTGGTAGCGCTGAGCAATGCGTGGCAAACGGGAGCGCAGCAGCTTTCTGCTGAGCGCCGCGTGCAGTTGGCGAACGATCCGCTGGAGCTGCTGGCGGTGGACGGTCCGGCGAATCAGCAAAAAGGCGATGGCGACACTGCGACGTGGCTGCCGAGCAACAAGCCGTTTCGCTGCCAATATATTGCGCGCCAAATTGCCGTCAAGCGAAAGTATGCGCTCTGGGTCACCGAGCCGGAAAAAGCCGCCATGGCGCGCGTATTATCGTCGTGCCCGGAGCAGATTATGCCGGCGTAA
- a CDS encoding M1 family metallopeptidase: MLSITHLCYTKYMNRLFSQFIPEHYTIQWNLSRARDKRRITGTTIIVGQQVVDGTIRLHAKDLSISRVLVNQQEVSEFFAKNDELIIPHPGANQVTIAIEFSLRLTDAMHGIYPCYFKVDGKQRELYATQFESHHAREAFPCIDEPEAKATFDISLVSDQPVLLSNMPVVSQQSGVTTFATTPRMSTYLVAFAAGDLQRATTRTASGIEVNVYATMAQPAASLSWALDHAARTIDFFNEYFGVPYPLPKSDHIALPDFSSGAMENWGLITYREIALLADPATTSISSKQYIATVIAHELSHQWFGNLVTMKWWNNLWLNESFATLMEYLATDALHPEWRQWDEFASNEGVAALRRDCIDGVQPVQVDVSSPAEISALFDGAIVYAKGGRLLRMVQTWIGDDAFRRGLTDYFTKFQYDNTTGDDLWQCLSTASGKDVGALMNTWISQPGYPVVRATLADGKLTLSQEQFFVGPHQPNNRLWPIPLGANDSRIPDILADASVAVSYAGSDMLLLNAANTGHFITLYDDELRGRIMREILAGTLESSVRAQYLNEQLLLMRGGLLPSSTLVDLLSVYKNESDQKVWEIISLALSELKKFVDHDTAAEHMLRTFAADLARTQYTRLGWSAAPGEPEQDTKLRAIIIGCMLYGEDAGAIRQARELYRANTLEQLDAELRPLIISAVVRHDQQPHNIVRTLLQMYENSASAELRSDIASGVTATRDLGELKHLIRLLTNTRVIRTQDTVHWFVDLLRNREGRELAWKWLRDNWRWIEKTFASDKSHDYFPRYAASLLMTRQQLAEYREFFTPLRNDQSLVRAIDMGLLDLEGKLDLIDRDAPGVIAALSR; this comes from the coding sequence ATGCTTAGTATAACGCACCTCTGCTATACTAAATATATGAACCGATTATTTTCTCAATTTATTCCCGAACATTATACAATTCAGTGGAATCTGTCGCGCGCACGCGACAAGCGGCGCATCACCGGTACAACGATTATCGTTGGGCAGCAAGTTGTCGACGGTACGATTCGCTTGCACGCAAAAGATCTGAGTATATCGCGCGTGCTCGTAAACCAGCAGGAAGTATCAGAGTTTTTTGCCAAAAACGACGAGCTGATTATTCCCCATCCAGGCGCAAATCAGGTGACAATTGCGATTGAGTTTTCGCTGCGCCTGACCGATGCCATGCATGGTATTTACCCTTGTTATTTCAAAGTTGATGGCAAACAGCGCGAGCTTTATGCTACGCAGTTTGAAAGCCATCACGCCCGCGAAGCTTTTCCGTGCATAGACGAGCCGGAAGCCAAAGCAACGTTTGATATTTCGCTTGTATCGGATCAACCTGTATTGCTTAGCAATATGCCAGTCGTTTCACAGCAATCAGGCGTCACAACTTTTGCAACCACGCCGCGCATGAGTACATATCTCGTCGCATTCGCTGCGGGCGATCTGCAGCGCGCTACCACGCGCACCGCAAGCGGCATTGAGGTAAACGTATACGCCACGATGGCGCAGCCCGCTGCCAGTCTCTCGTGGGCGCTTGATCACGCGGCACGGACGATTGACTTTTTTAACGAGTACTTCGGCGTACCGTACCCGCTGCCAAAATCCGACCATATTGCGCTGCCTGATTTTTCGAGCGGCGCGATGGAGAACTGGGGGCTTATCACCTACCGCGAGATCGCGTTGCTTGCCGACCCTGCCACTACCAGCATATCAAGCAAACAATACATTGCCACAGTCATCGCGCACGAACTCAGCCATCAGTGGTTTGGCAACCTCGTCACGATGAAATGGTGGAATAACTTATGGCTCAACGAAAGTTTTGCCACGCTGATGGAATACTTAGCGACCGACGCGCTCCATCCCGAATGGCGGCAGTGGGATGAATTTGCCAGCAACGAGGGCGTCGCTGCGCTGCGCCGCGATTGTATTGACGGCGTACAGCCTGTGCAAGTCGACGTATCAAGCCCAGCGGAGATCAGCGCGCTTTTCGACGGCGCAATCGTTTACGCCAAAGGTGGGCGCCTGCTGCGCATGGTGCAAACCTGGATTGGCGACGATGCGTTCCGCCGCGGTTTAACCGATTATTTCACCAAATTCCAATACGACAACACGACCGGCGACGACTTGTGGCAGTGTCTCAGCACTGCCAGCGGCAAAGACGTCGGCGCGCTTATGAATACATGGATTTCGCAGCCAGGCTACCCCGTCGTGCGGGCAACGCTTGCCGACGGCAAACTCACACTCTCGCAAGAGCAATTTTTCGTCGGACCGCACCAGCCGAACAACCGCCTATGGCCGATTCCGCTCGGCGCGAACGACTCGCGCATACCAGATATACTCGCCGACGCATCCGTCGCCGTATCATATGCCGGCAGCGACATGCTACTGTTAAACGCCGCGAATACCGGACACTTCATCACGCTGTACGACGATGAATTGCGCGGACGAATTATGCGCGAAATTTTGGCGGGCACGCTTGAATCATCGGTACGCGCGCAGTATCTAAACGAGCAACTGCTTCTGATGCGCGGCGGGCTGTTGCCAAGCAGTACGCTTGTCGATTTATTATCTGTCTACAAAAATGAATCCGACCAAAAAGTTTGGGAAATCATATCGCTCGCACTGAGCGAACTCAAAAAATTCGTTGATCATGATACAGCTGCCGAGCACATGCTGCGCACTTTTGCCGCCGACCTAGCACGGACGCAATATACACGCCTAGGCTGGAGCGCCGCGCCAGGCGAACCTGAACAGGACACCAAGCTTCGAGCGATCATCATCGGTTGCATGCTGTACGGCGAAGATGCCGGCGCAATCCGCCAGGCGCGCGAGTTGTATCGCGCCAACACGCTGGAGCAGCTTGATGCCGAATTGCGCCCGCTTATCATCAGTGCTGTTGTCCGCCACGACCAGCAACCACATAATATCGTCCGCACATTGCTTCAGATGTACGAGAACTCTGCATCTGCCGAGCTGCGCAGCGACATCGCATCGGGCGTCACCGCTACGCGCGACCTCGGTGAGTTAAAACACCTGATCCGCCTGCTCACCAACACGCGCGTTATTCGTACCCAAGATACCGTACATTGGTTTGTTGATTTATTGCGCAACCGCGAGGGGCGCGAGCTCGCCTGGAAGTGGCTGCGCGATAACTGGAGATGGATCGAAAAGACTTTTGCCAGCGACAAAAGCCACGATTACTTTCCGCGCTACGCCGCCAGCCTACTGATGACGCGTCAGCAGCTCGCTGAGTACCGCGAATTTTTCACGCCGCTGCGCAACGACCAATCGCTCGTGCGCGCCATTGACATGGGGCTATTAGACCTTGAAGGCAAGCTAGATCTCATCGACCGCGACGCTCCAGGAGTGATCGCTGCGTTATCGCGGTGA